In Lewinella sp. 4G2, the sequence CCAATCCCATGTTTCCCACGCCGATGTGGGCAGTGCGTAGTTGGGCTGCTGCCGTTTCCGCGCCTTCACCAGCCGGTTTTGTTTCCGGGTTACACGAAGGCAGCGCCGTCGCGGCGGCCAGCACGGCGGAGGCTTGCAAAAATTTCCTTCTCTTCATCATAGCTCTCTGATCTTAATGTTCCGAAACCACAGGGCACTGTCGTGGTCCTGTAAGCCGATGTAGCCGGATTTGAACTTCCCGTAGTCCGGAGCGTGGCTCCATTTTCCACTGTCGCGCCGCTTTTGCCAATCGTCGGACCAAGGCACGAAATTCACCACCAACTTACCGTTGAGCCAGTATTCCGCACGTTCCGGCGTGAAGAGAATGCGGCTGGTATTCCACTCCCCCGCGGGCTTCAGATTTCGGCCCTCCATTGGGGCCGGGTACATGGCGTAGTCGGCGCCCGTGCTTTGCCAATCCTGCAGTTCTGGGCCGTAGCCGAGGCCGGCGTTGTAAGCCGAGATGTCGTGAATCTTAGTGTAGTTTTCGTCGTCGATCAACTGGTACTCCGGTGCTACTTCGG encodes:
- a CDS encoding DUF1080 domain-containing protein, encoding MRWSPGLLFLMMLVACSSPGGGDSSSTAPAAAPESAATEDDWTVLFDGSSLDGWRGYNAETMPPGWKIEGDVLTFDDGAKTSDAEYEGGKDIIYGAREFDNFELVLDWKIPAGGNSGIFYHVKEGYGGPPEVAPEYQLIDDENYTKIHDISAYNAGLGYGPELQDWQSTGADYAMYPAPMEGRNLKPAGEWNTSRILFTPERAEYWLNGKLVVNFVPWSDDWQKRRDSGKWSHAPDYGKFKSGYIGLQDHDSALWFRNIKIREL